The Streptomyces sp. NBC_00659 genomic interval ACCGAGATGTCCCGCACCGACGAGGTCAGCCGGGCACTCAGCGCGGTCTTCACATGCGGCCCGTCCGGCACCGCGAGGGTCCTCAGCGACATCAACGGGTGAGCGGCGAAGCCCTCCTGGACCGGGGCGTCCAGCACATGAGCGGTCTGCCAGGGATGCACCGGGATCAGCACCCGCTCCCCGTCCCGCAGCCACTTCGGCCACTCGCCCGTGACGAGACAGCCGTCCACCGCCACCAGGCCCAACTCCACCGACGGCCGGTGCTCCGGCCCGTACGCGAGCTGTTCGGCCACCGAGAACCCGGGCCGCGCACGGCAGTTGGGGTGATACGGGTGCCCGTCGACGATCCGCTGTTCCCACACCCAGCTCGCCTCGGGCTCTTCGGAAGTGCCCCAGGACGCCGCCCGGTCCGCCCGCGACAGGGCCATGGAGGCGACGCTGTGCGCGAGTTCGGCCGCGAAGGCGGGACCGTGCGGTACGCCGAGGGCGTCGACGAGCAGCTCCGGACGGTCGTACGTCCGCCCGGCGAGCCGCACTTCGGTCACATAGGCGGAGGTCGCGTACGGGTCGGCGTGCGGCCCGCGCAGCCGCCGGCCGTCCGTCAGGCTCAGCGTGAGACCCTCACGGTCCGTGTCACGGCGGGCGATCCAGGGCAGCGGCTCGTACGCCAGCGCGCGCCACAGCCGGGTCAGCACGGCCGCCCGGGCACCGGGCAGAGCCTCCGCGTACGGCGCCGACAGCCCGGGACGTACGACGCTCAGCTCCTCGGCGAACGCGGTCTCGGTGTCGGGCGTGGAGGGATGGGGCACAGGCGGGCTCCTTGGGTACGGGGACTGTGTCGTGATCACCCGCCGCGGCGGACATACTTGATCACCAGTGCACCGCATGAATCGAATGGACCGGATGGATCGCGTGGACTACAAGCCGACCGTGTTCCCCCAGTTCACCGCGGGCGACATGGACGAGGCCGCCGACGCGTACGCCGCCGCGCCGTTGCTCAATTGTCTCCTTCGCGAGCTGGCGGAACCCACACCGGAACCGGGCGTCCACCGGCTCCGCGCCGATGGCCGGATGCTGCGCGTGCGGGGGACGCGGCGCCCCGTCGAGCCCGAGGTGTACACCGGGAGAGCCTGGCACCGGCTCACCCACCGGGAACTGGTCGCCTTCGCCGCCGAGGAACTGCGCCGGTCCACCGGAGCGGCCAACTCCGAGCTGCCCGCGGAGATGACCGACAGCCGGGACGTGGTCGCCGCCCTCCTGCGCGCCCGCGCCGGGGCGACGCCCCCCGAGGACCCGTATCTGCGTTCCGAACAGTCCCTGATCACGGGGCACCCGTACCACCCGGCGCCCAAGACCCGTGGTGGCGGCCCGGTCACCGGCTGGCTGCCCTACGCGCCCGAGGCGTACACCCGCTTCCCGCTGGAACTGCTCGCCGTGCGGGAGGACATGGTCGTCGAGGAGGGCGACACGAGGGCCCTCGACACCCTGGGCAGGGCCCCCGCCGGATACCGGCTGCTGCCCGCCCACCCCTGGCAGTCGACCCTGACCGGCGCCGGCCGGGAGATCCGGGACGCCTTCGCGGACGGCCGGCTCCTGCGCCTCGGACCCACCGCCCGCCCGTTCTGGCCGACGGCCGCGGTCCGTACCCTGTACGCCCCCGAGGGCGACCTGTTCGTCAAGTTCAGCCTCGACGTCCGCATCACCAACGACATCCGCCGGCTGTGGAAGCACGACCTGCTCAAGATGCGTGCCACCGACGCGGCGACCGCCGCCGCCTTCGCGGCGCAGCCGGGGCCCGCCGCCTGGCTGAGCGACCGCGGCTACCGCACCGCCGACTTCGCCTTCGAGGAACTCGCCGTCCTGGTCCGCGACGGACTGCGCGACCACCTCGTCCCCGGCGCGACGCCGCTGCTCGCCGCCGCCCTGGTGGAGGGGTTCGACGGCGACCCGCTCGACCGGCTGACCGAGCCCTCGGCCTGGTGGGCCGCCTACCTCCGCCAGGTGGTGCCCCCGGTGCTGGAGGCGTTCGCCCGCCACGGAGTCGTCGTCGAGGCCCACCTGCAGAACACCCTGGTCGCCGTGGACGCCGCCGGCACGCCCGTCCAGGCACTGTTCCGGGACGCCGAGGGAGTGAAACTGCTGCCGGGGGTGACCCGCGCGGCCGGCTGGGAACGGCTCGTGTACTGCCTGATCGTCAACCACCTCGCCGAGCTGGCCGCCCTGCTCGCCGAGCGGTTCCCGGGCACGGACCCCTGGCCCGCCGTACGACGCGAACTCCAGCGCTGCGGCGCGGACCACGACCTCCCCGAGATCGCGGCCCTGCTCTCCTCACCCACCGTCCCGGGCAAGACCAACCTGCTGCTCCGCTGGACCCGGGCGGACGGCGCCGACGCCCGCTATGTGCCCCTGCCGAACCCGCTGGCCGAGGCCTGACTCCCGAATCGAGCAGTCCCGCGAGGTCCGGGAAGTCCAGGGTCGACCCCTTCGTCCACGGGATCCGACGGCACAGCCGCGGCCGACCGGCCATGGCCGTGCCGGCCGACATCGTCCGCTCGATCGCGCCGGCTGTCCCGGGTCACCAGGCGTAGGCTTCCGGCGCCGGCCGGTGCCCGGGGAAGATCTGGTCGAGTCGGTCCAGCGCCTTCGGCTCAAGCCGCACGTCCAGCGCCGCGACCGCGCTGTGCAGGTGATCCAGTGTTCGGGGGCCGACGACGGGCGCGGTGACCGCGGGCTGCGCCAGCAGCCAGGCGAGTGCCACATGCCCCGGCTCGTGGCCCAGCTCGGCGGCGAAGTCCTCGTACTCCTGGATTTGTTCGCGCCGGGTCGCCAGTGCGGCGGCGGCCCGGGCGGCCGTCCGCCGGATGCCGCTGCGCTCCTGGCGCAGCACGCCGCCGAGCAGTCCGCTGTGCAGTGGGGACCACGGCAGCAGCCCGACGCCGTAGTGCAGGGCGGCCGGGGCCACCTCCAGCTCGACCGTGCGTTCCAGCAGGTTGTAGACGGACTGTTCGCTGACCGGGCCGAGGAGACCGCGGGCGCCGGCCGACTCCTGCGCCGCCGCCAGGTGCCAGCCGGCGAAGTTGCTGGAGCCGACGTAGGTGATCTTCCCTTGGGTGACCAGGACTTCCATGGCCTGCCAGATCTCCTCCCAGCGGACCGACCGGTCCACGTGGTGCATCTGATACAGGTCGATGTGGTCGGTGCGCAGCCGCCGCAGGCTGGCCTCCACGGCGCGGCGGATGTGCAGCGCCGACAGCCCACCCTCGTTGGGTCCGTCGCCCGTCTTCGAGTAGACCTTGGTGGCGAGTACGACGCGCTCGCGGCGTCCGCCGCCCTGCGCCAGCCAGTTGCCGATGATGGTCTCCGTCCGGCCGGGCTGTTCCGGCCAGCCGTACAGATCCGCCGTGTCGACGACGTTGACGCCCAGGTCGAGAGCGGTGTCGAGGATGCGGTGGGCCTCCGCCTCCTCGGTGTGCACCCCGAAATTCATGGTGCCGAGGACGAGCCGGGAGACCTTGAGGCCGGTGCGGCCGAGCTGGGTGTACTCCATGGTGAGCCCTTCTGGAAGTCGGCCGTACCGGGGCGGAGGACGTACGGATCACACAACCGCGAAGTCGGCGGTGTGGTCGGCCGCCCACCGGGTGAAGCTACGGGCGGGCCGTCCGGTCAGCTCCGTGACGGCCGGCAGCACCGGCAGCGCGGTGGAGGGATCCCTCGCCGTCTCGGACCACTCGCGCAGCAAGTCGCCGGCGATGCCAGGACGCAGGAACCGTTCCGCGTCCGACCGCCACTGCTCGGCCGGTATCCGCTCCACCCGGAGCGAGCGCCCGATGGCCTCCCCGATCGCCGCGACCTGCTCGGCCTGGGAGACGAGCGCGGGACCGGTGATCGTGTGGCGGGCGCCGTGCCGACCGTCGCCGAGGAGGGCTGCCACCACCGAGGCCGCGATGTCCGCCTCGTGGATCACGGGGCAGACCGCGTCCGGATACGGCAGCCGGACGACGCCCTCGTCACGGATGGAAGCGGCCCACCACAGGGCGTTGGTCGCGAACGGCGCCGGCCGCAGCACCGTCCACTCGGGGACGCCGCTGCCGGCCAGCGCGTCCTCGGCGGCCCGGTAACGCGGCAGGACCCAGGACCCGAGGTCGCGCTCGGTGAGTCCGGCGGCCCATGCGCCGGTGAACAGGACGACGCGGCGCACTCCCGCTTTCCGGGCCGCCTCCGCGAACGGGCCGATGGCGGGCAGAACCGGGAAGAGGAATGCCTTTTCGACACGGCTGAGTGTCGCGGAAAGACCTTCAGGTAAGGTCAGGTCCCCCTGGATTACCGTCAGTCCGGGCTGCGGCTCGACTTTCTGCGGGTAGCGGGTGAGTATGAGGACATCTTTTTCGGCGGCAAGCAGTTCGCGCACAATGTGCCGGCCTATTTTACCGGTCGCCCCGGTCACCAGAATTGACATGGGGAAAGCTTAGAGAAACAGCCACTTTAGGGAAAGCGTGTTGTCTTTTCGGACCGTTCCGTCAGGCAACGGTGTCCACCGTCCTTCTGTCCCCGGCGTCGTCGACGGTGCGGGCCCGCTCCTCCAACTGTGCCGCCGCCTGCCGCCAGGCGGCGGCGAACTCACGGGCGGCGGCGGCCACCTGTCCCACCCAGTGCGGCGGGATCTGGTCCACCAGCTCGCCCCACCGGTTGCTTGCCACCGCGTTGGTGTCCAGTAACCGCAGCAGGAAGCGGCCGTGATCGGTGAGGCGGACCGAGGGGTCCCGCTTCAGTGTGACGAGCGTCTTGGCCATGGCGATCGAGGCGAGGCTGTCGGCCTCGTCGGCGGACGGGTCCTCGGCCGCGCCGGCCTGGCTGCCGCGACGGGCGGGCAGCAACGGGCTGGTGCCGTTCTGTATTCGCTCACGAACATCACGGGCGGTGGCCAGGGAGAGGCCGCTCTCCCTGGCCACCGCCCGCAGGCTGGCGTCGGGGTGGGCCAGTACGTACTCGCCCGCGAGTTTGCGCCGCTCCGCGGTGTCCACGACCCGAGTCTTGCCGTCCAGACCGATGCGGACGTTCAACCGAAGAAGCGCATCACCCGAACGCCTGCGGATGGAGCCGACCGTCTTGGGCGACAGCCCCGCGGCGGTGGCGATCATCCGGTCCGACCACTCGGGATGGGATCGCATGATGCGCAGCGCGGCGGCGTTGCGGTCGGAACGGCTCAGCGGCAGACCGTGGTTGGCGTTGCGGCTGACGGCCAGCAGGAAGGCCTCGGCCGCGTCGCCGTCGAAGTACTGGACGTCGATGTGCGTCCGGCCCTTGAGCCGGGCGGCCCGCAGCCGGTGGACGCCGTCGATGACCCGCGAGGTGGCGCGGTGGACGATGATCGGCGGAAGGGGTGAGACGCATTGGGCGAGTTGCTGGACATGCTCCTCGTTCTCACCGGCCAGGCGCGGTGAGTCGTCGGTCACCAGCGCGTCGAGAGCGACCCGAACAACGGGGATCGTGTCTGCCTGGGCGTTCCAGAGTTCGGCCGAATCGCATGTTGCGGATGTTGGGGACGGAAGCCTCCTGGTTTCGGGCAGAGCCATTCTCATTCTCCTTTTTCAACGATCCGTTGTACTGGGGTGAACAGATATGAGATGGACACGCGGGCCGGAGGGCGGTACCGCGGGGACGACCGCGCGGTACCGTCCGATCCGACTGGGTGTATGGGTGCCGCTCAGCCGCTCAGGCCGGGAGCGTGGTTGCACCGACAGCGCGAGGGCATGGGAAACCGGGCCGCCCGCGAGGCATGCCGCGGTGAGATCGCCGCGAGGAACGGGCGTGCCGGGAATGGATTGGGCCGGGCATCCGGCCACAACGCATGACCACTTCGTGTGCGTGCCATGTAGGTCAGCCCCCCGTTGGCTTAGAACCTGCTGGGCAGAATATCCGCCCCGATCGGTGCGTCAACAACCGATAACGGGCCAGATGGGCTCGGTGGATCTGTGCGACACGGTCGAGGGCCGTCAGCTGGTGGGCGGACGGAACTCCGGCTGGTCGATGATGCGCAGCCAGCTGCCGTCGGGCTGTCGGCGGACCACCTGGGCGCGAGCGCCCGAACCGTCCTTCGGTGGTGTGGCGGTCAGGGCGATGTCGCCGCAGACGAGAGTCGGAAGCGGCTCCTCCGCCTCGAAGTGGGGCGCGTGGGTGAGCACCTTCTCCCACAGCTCGCGAATGGCCTCCCGGCCCACTGTGGTGCTGCCGGCCGGGTAGGCCATCACCGCCCCCTCCTCGTACAGTGCGGCGAGGCCGGTGGCGTCACCGGCGTTGGCGCGTTCCACGAAGAGGCGGGTGAGATCCTCCGGCTTCAGGGCCTTCTCGTTCTCGGGCACGACGTTCCTTTCCTGGGACCGAATTCCGGCCTGCCAATGTTCTAACGTTGGCTCATATCAAGTCCAATCAATCATCCCGATCGCCTCTATAATCAGAGGTTATGGAGCTCAGGCAGCTAAAATATTTCCTGGCCGTGGCAGAGGAATCCAACTTCACCCGGGCCGCCGAGCGCGTGCATGTCAGCCAGCCAGGGATCAGTGCTCAGATCCGCCAGTTGGAGAACAGCCTGGGCACGACCCTCATCGACCGGTCCGGCCGCAGCGCGGGACTCACCGCGGTGGGAGAGGTGGCCTTCCACCACGCACGCGCGGTGCTGGCCGCCGTGGAGGCGCTCCGGCACGCCGTGGACGAGATGAACGGACTGGTGCGCGGTCGGCTGGTCGTCGGCATGGTGACAGCGTGTACGGTCACGCCGCTGTTCGAAGCGTTGGCGAGCTTCCATCTGGCCCACCCCGGGGTCGAGATCAGCCTCGTCGAGGACGATTCCGCCAAGCTGGTCGACTACGTCCGTGAGGGAACCGTCGACCTCGCGCTGATCGGCGCGGCCGGCCGGGCGCCGGAGGACCTGGACGGACAGCAGGTGATCAGCGAGGCGATCGTCGCCGCGGTGCCGCCCGGGCATCCGCTGGCCTCGGAGGACGGCGTGACCCTCGCCGAACTGAGCGCCTACCCCGTCATCTGCCTGCCCAAGGGCACCGGCATCCGGGCCGTGCTGGACCAGGCGTCGGCCGCACGAGGCCTGACGCCCACCGTGGCCCTGCAGGCCAGCGCGCCGGGCGCGGTGGTCCATCTCGCCGAGCGCGGACTGGGCGTGGCGGTTCTGTCCGAATCCATGCTTGCCCAGCACCCGCAGTTGCGGACCGTGCCCATCACCGACGCCGACATCGCCGCGGTGCTGGCCCTGGTCTCCGCGCCCACCAAGAGCCCGGCGCTGCGCGAACTGCTCGTGCACTGCCAGGATTCCTTCGGGGCTCCGGCGGACAAGGGCCTGGTCTCGGCCGGCAAGACCGCCGCCGACTGAAACCGCTTCGCCGTCGCGCGTATGCCGTCGGCGCCGACCGGAGTCGGCGCCGACGGCATACGTCGTTGAGGAGTCGGGGTCAGCGCTCCGCGGCCACCGTCGCGGGGCTGTCCGCGTCCGGCGCGGGGGCCTTCGGAGCCTGCGCGGCCTGGAAGTCGGCAGCCCGGATCAGCACCAGGGACAGCAGGCCGCCCAGCAGCGCGAGTCCGGCCGAGATGGTGAGCAGGGTGTTCAGACCGTCGACGTAGCCGTCGACGGCGAGCCGCTTCACGGTCTCCCGCTGTGCCTCGGGCACCAGTGCCACGGCCTGGTCGGTCTCGCCTCCC includes:
- a CDS encoding IucA/IucC family protein gives rise to the protein MPHPSTPDTETAFAEELSVVRPGLSAPYAEALPGARAAVLTRLWRALAYEPLPWIARRDTDREGLTLSLTDGRRLRGPHADPYATSAYVTEVRLAGRTYDRPELLVDALGVPHGPAFAAELAHSVASMALSRADRAASWGTSEEPEASWVWEQRIVDGHPYHPNCRARPGFSVAEQLAYGPEHRPSVELGLVAVDGCLVTGEWPKWLRDGERVLIPVHPWQTAHVLDAPVQEGFAAHPLMSLRTLAVPDGPHVKTALSARLTSSVRDISVYSVETAETVSAFMEGMLAVLDVPLHITRTLGAASAGFPDLAAVVRESPDGYADAGERCVPVAALPLTSLPEKASWLAEFTRLVLTTGLRLLESGVALEAHGQNLLVILDRAGSPVRLVYRDLADIRVSPARLARHGVPAPRLSGRIVTDDETALRRKLFGSLVGGALGATAGSTAALREALDSVAADLPRTADLPALLGEPLPAKALTLMRLSPETPGDLWTRLPRPLAGAGM
- a CDS encoding aldo/keto reductase; this encodes MEYTQLGRTGLKVSRLVLGTMNFGVHTEEAEAHRILDTALDLGVNVVDTADLYGWPEQPGRTETIIGNWLAQGGGRRERVVLATKVYSKTGDGPNEGGLSALHIRRAVEASLRRLRTDHIDLYQMHHVDRSVRWEEIWQAMEVLVTQGKITYVGSSNFAGWHLAAAQESAGARGLLGPVSEQSVYNLLERTVELEVAPAALHYGVGLLPWSPLHSGLLGGVLRQERSGIRRTAARAAAALATRREQIQEYEDFAAELGHEPGHVALAWLLAQPAVTAPVVGPRTLDHLHSAVAALDVRLEPKALDRLDQIFPGHRPAPEAYAW
- a CDS encoding IucA/IucC family protein, producing the protein MDRVDYKPTVFPQFTAGDMDEAADAYAAAPLLNCLLRELAEPTPEPGVHRLRADGRMLRVRGTRRPVEPEVYTGRAWHRLTHRELVAFAAEELRRSTGAANSELPAEMTDSRDVVAALLRARAGATPPEDPYLRSEQSLITGHPYHPAPKTRGGGPVTGWLPYAPEAYTRFPLELLAVREDMVVEEGDTRALDTLGRAPAGYRLLPAHPWQSTLTGAGREIRDAFADGRLLRLGPTARPFWPTAAVRTLYAPEGDLFVKFSLDVRITNDIRRLWKHDLLKMRATDAATAAAFAAQPGPAAWLSDRGYRTADFAFEELAVLVRDGLRDHLVPGATPLLAAALVEGFDGDPLDRLTEPSAWWAAYLRQVVPPVLEAFARHGVVVEAHLQNTLVAVDAAGTPVQALFRDAEGVKLLPGVTRAAGWERLVYCLIVNHLAELAALLAERFPGTDPWPAVRRELQRCGADHDLPEIAALLSSPTVPGKTNLLLRWTRADGADARYVPLPNPLAEA
- a CDS encoding SDR family oxidoreductase — encoded protein: MSILVTGATGKIGRHIVRELLAAEKDVLILTRYPQKVEPQPGLTVIQGDLTLPEGLSATLSRVEKAFLFPVLPAIGPFAEAARKAGVRRVVLFTGAWAAGLTERDLGSWVLPRYRAAEDALAGSGVPEWTVLRPAPFATNALWWAASIRDEGVVRLPYPDAVCPVIHEADIAASVVAALLGDGRHGARHTITGPALVSQAEQVAAIGEAIGRSLRVERIPAEQWRSDAERFLRPGIAGDLLREWSETARDPSTALPVLPAVTELTGRPARSFTRWAADHTADFAVV
- a CDS encoding LysR family transcriptional regulator, which gives rise to MELRQLKYFLAVAEESNFTRAAERVHVSQPGISAQIRQLENSLGTTLIDRSGRSAGLTAVGEVAFHHARAVLAAVEALRHAVDEMNGLVRGRLVVGMVTACTVTPLFEALASFHLAHPGVEISLVEDDSAKLVDYVREGTVDLALIGAAGRAPEDLDGQQVISEAIVAAVPPGHPLASEDGVTLAELSAYPVICLPKGTGIRAVLDQASAARGLTPTVALQASAPGAVVHLAERGLGVAVLSESMLAQHPQLRTVPITDADIAAVLALVSAPTKSPALRELLVHCQDSFGAPADKGLVSAGKTAAD
- a CDS encoding YybH family protein; the encoded protein is MPENEKALKPEDLTRLFVERANAGDATGLAALYEEGAVMAYPAGSTTVGREAIRELWEKVLTHAPHFEAEEPLPTLVCGDIALTATPPKDGSGARAQVVRRQPDGSWLRIIDQPEFRPPTS
- a CDS encoding ParB N-terminal domain-containing protein; its protein translation is MALPETRRLPSPTSATCDSAELWNAQADTIPVVRVALDALVTDDSPRLAGENEEHVQQLAQCVSPLPPIIVHRATSRVIDGVHRLRAARLKGRTHIDVQYFDGDAAEAFLLAVSRNANHGLPLSRSDRNAAALRIMRSHPEWSDRMIATAAGLSPKTVGSIRRRSGDALLRLNVRIGLDGKTRVVDTAERRKLAGEYVLAHPDASLRAVARESGLSLATARDVRERIQNGTSPLLPARRGSQAGAAEDPSADEADSLASIAMAKTLVTLKRDPSVRLTDHGRFLLRLLDTNAVASNRWGELVDQIPPHWVGQVAAAAREFAAAWRQAAAQLEERARTVDDAGDRRTVDTVA